From a single Nicotiana tomentosiformis chromosome 2, ASM39032v3, whole genome shotgun sequence genomic region:
- the LOC138905678 gene encoding uncharacterized protein: MSTVQNTPFTVVDEAPLQLQMWWYDLGEDGQKWITKHLGALTDIMKIKPRDDLIEALVTFWDPVHNVFCFSDFELTPTLEEIDGYSGFGRDLRNQELIFPRALSVHRFFDLLNISKQIRKTNVVKGCCSFYFLYSRFGQPNGFEMHEKGLNNKQNKDTWHIHRRFAFIMAFLGIMVFPNRERTIDTRIARVVQVLTTKEHHTLAPIILSDIYRALTLCKSGAKFFEGCNILLQMWLIEHLRHHPKFMSYGPSKDNFIDSYEERVKDYNSPEGVEAWISHLRSLNASQIEWTLGWLPLREVIHMSALKSHLLLLSLRSVQPHMPHRVLRQLGRYQVVPKDEDLSVQVIELHPKAPLPEALIQQIWNGCRYLKGDTQVPDPARGEVDLGYAIWFGKRSRVDDVPEPKRPTKRSHVQAFDDKIQERLAWGEREKGYKTTIHALEERLRNLNFEKDLQEQEAEGEKKSLIHKNEALRAQLQQMKKASEVPVRSWKEQRTIANLMEKVQDYDSLLAKTEKALDKAKEKIVQLNEKAESSKDRQVTKFEEEKAQFEREKAHWVRSEAQLHAQLEEMRRYNREYQHADFDREMAQARLEQARLRAQLESALDREGHIREIATTRQ, translated from the coding sequence ATGAGCACTGTCCAGAACACACCGTTCACAGTTGTAGACGAGGCTCCACTTCAGCTTCAGATGTGGTGGTATGATTTAGGAGAAGATGGTCAGAAATGGATCACCAAGCACCTGGGAGCCCTCACAgatattatgaaaattaaaccacgggacgatttgattgaggcactagtgacTTTTTGGGACCCTGTTCACAATGTTTTTTGCTTCTCCGATTTTGAGCTAACTCCCACTTTAGAAGAGATAGATGGATATTCCGGGTTTGGTAGGGATTTGAGAAACCAGGAGCTCATATTCCCGAGGGCTCTTTCTGTACACcgattcttcgatcttctgaacATCAGTAAGCAAATTAGAAAGACCAACGTAGTCAAAGGGTGTTGTTCTTTCTACTTCCTGTACTCTAGGTTCGGGCAGCCAAATGGGTTTGAAATGCATGAAAAGGGCCTTAACAACAAGCAGAACAAAGACACATGGCATATTCATCGTCGCTTCGCCTTCATAATGGCATTTCTGGGAATTATGGTCTTCCCAAATAGGGAGCGGACAATTGATACCCGCATAGCCAGGGTTGTACAGGTCCTCACTACCAAAGAACATCACACTCTTGCCCCGATCATTCTATCAGACATTTATCGGGCGTTAACTTTGTGCAAGTCTggggcaaaattcttcgaagggtgcaatattttgttacaaatgtggttgattgagcatctccgacatcaccccaagttcatgagctatggtccgagcaaggacaatttcattgatagttacgaagaaagagtaaaagattacaactctccagaaggggtggaagcctggatatcccacctaagatctttaaatgcaagtcaaattgagtggactttgggatggctcccgctaagagaggtgatacacatgtcTGCCCTAAAAAGTCATTTGTTGTTGTTGAGTTTGAGAAGTGTCCAGCCGCATATGCCACACAGAGTTCTAAGACAGCTAGGAAGGTACCAAGTAGTACCTAAAgatgaagatttgagtgtgcAAGTTATTGAGCTACACCCTAAAGCCCCACTCCCCGAAGCTTTAATCCagcaaatttggaatggttgtcgcTACTTGAAAGGTGATACTCAGGTGCCAGATCCTGCGAGAGGTGAGGTAGATCTGGGTTATGCTATATGGTTTGGGAAGAGGTCTCGTGTGGATGATGTGCCAGAGCCCAAAAGGCCCACAAAAAGATCGCATGTTCAAGCCTTTGACGATAAAATCCAAGAACGGTTGGCCTGGGGTGAACGAGAAAAGGGATACAAAACAACTATTCATGCCTTAGAAGAAAGGCTGAGAAACCTCAATTTTGAGAAAGACTTGCAAGAACAAGAAgccgaaggggaaaagaagagtctgatccacaaaaatgaagcccttcgtGCTCAACTTCAACAGATGAAGAAAGCCTCTGAAGTGCCAGTGAGAAGTTGGAAAGAACAGAGAACCATTGCCAATCTGATGGAAAAGGTGCAAGATTATGATTCCCTCTTGGCAAAGACTGAAAAGGCGTTGGACAAAGCCAAGGAAAAGATCGTACAGCTAAATGAGAAGGCCGAATCAAGTAAGGACCGCCAAGTAACAAAATTTGAAGAAGAGAAGGCTCAATTCGAGAGAGAGAAGGCCCATTGGGTACGTTCAGAAGCTCAGCTCCATGCACAGTTGGAAGAAATGAGAAGGTACAATAGAGAATACCAGCATGCAGATTTTGATAGGGAGATGGCTCAGGCGAGACTCGAGCAGGCTAGACTTCGGGCTCAGTTGGAGTCGGCCTTAGATCGTGAGGGACACATAAGGGAGATAGCCACCACTCGCCAGTAG